The Dehalococcoidia bacterium genome includes a window with the following:
- a CDS encoding S1 RNA-binding domain-containing protein encodes MAYKPNFDNSEQPTMAELLASEEAHAELRTGRIVKGQVMGMDENGISLSVGYKFEGMIPSSEIRSIYPMPATERFKIGDSIDVMVLDTKARNGQIMLSFDRAQSITAWAKVENSFEQNESVSGIVTGHNRGGVVVNVDGLQCFIPLSHVVLEPGYDQEVALTRKLGSTVTMKAIEVNRKKNKAVFSERNATQEEKNILKGELLQGLVIGDRREGTVTGISKFGAFVDIGGVDGLVHLTELSWNPVKKIDDFINVGQTVNVEVISIDNESKRIGLSMRRLTPTPWSDASDKYSVGQLISGQITKLSEFGAFAKVGEGIEGLIHISELTEKHINHPKDIVTIGDTLELKIISLDPVRRRLGLSLKQAAEDEDWPTEYFDPVD; translated from the coding sequence ATGGCATACAAGCCTAATTTCGATAATTCTGAGCAACCTACTATGGCTGAATTACTTGCGAGCGAAGAAGCGCATGCTGAACTTCGCACAGGTCGCATAGTAAAAGGCCAAGTTATGGGCATGGATGAAAATGGTATATCTCTTTCCGTAGGCTATAAATTCGAAGGAATGATCCCTTCTAGTGAAATTCGATCTATTTATCCAATGCCTGCGACCGAACGATTCAAAATCGGAGATTCCATCGACGTTATGGTTCTAGACACTAAAGCGCGAAATGGTCAAATTATGCTTTCATTTGACCGGGCCCAATCAATCACTGCTTGGGCCAAAGTAGAAAATTCCTTTGAGCAAAATGAATCCGTTTCGGGGATAGTAACTGGGCATAACCGTGGAGGCGTTGTAGTCAATGTTGACGGCTTACAGTGTTTTATCCCGCTTTCCCATGTAGTTCTTGAGCCCGGCTACGATCAAGAAGTTGCGCTCACGAGAAAACTAGGCAGCACAGTCACAATGAAAGCTATTGAAGTAAACCGCAAGAAAAACAAAGCAGTCTTCTCAGAACGTAATGCAACTCAAGAAGAAAAAAATATATTAAAGGGTGAGCTTCTCCAAGGACTAGTGATAGGAGACCGCCGCGAAGGTACGGTAACGGGCATATCAAAATTCGGAGCATTTGTCGACATTGGCGGAGTAGATGGACTTGTCCATTTGACAGAATTATCTTGGAATCCCGTTAAAAAAATTGACGATTTCATCAATGTCGGGCAAACCGTTAATGTTGAAGTCATCAGCATAGATAATGAATCAAAGCGAATAGGCCTAAGCATGCGAAGGCTTACTCCTACTCCATGGTCGGATGCGTCCGACAAATATTCAGTAGGCCAACTTATATCTGGCCAAATAACTAAGCTGTCGGAATTTGGTGCTTTTGCCAAGGTTGGTGAAGGGATTGAAGGACTAATTCATATCTCAGAATTGACTGAAAAACACATCAATCACCCTAAAGATATTGTGACCATTGGGGATACACTTGAATTGAAAATCATCAGCCTAGACCCGGTTCGCCGCAGGCTAGGGCTCAGCCTAAAACAAGCTGCTGAAGATGAGGATTGGCCAACCGAATATTTTGATCCTGTTGATTGA
- the rplS gene encoding 50S ribosomal protein L19, with the protein MEPRDVVALVPNEKICEFQSGDTVKVNVWIREGERQRLQGFQGVVLRKRAGGPSSSFTVRRVASGIGVERSFFFHSPNVESVELVRKGIVRRAKLYYLRGLSGKAARIKERTIGGKR; encoded by the coding sequence ATGGAACCGCGTGATGTAGTGGCTCTTGTGCCAAACGAAAAAATTTGTGAATTCCAATCGGGCGACACTGTAAAAGTAAATGTTTGGATTCGAGAAGGTGAGCGCCAAAGGTTACAAGGATTCCAAGGTGTTGTACTTCGCAAGAGGGCTGGTGGACCTTCTAGTTCTTTTACCGTGAGAAGAGTAGCTTCAGGTATTGGCGTAGAACGTTCATTTTTCTTCCACTCACCCAATGTAGAAAGCGTAGAGTTAGTTCGTAAGGGTATAGTCAGGCGTGCTAAGCTCTACTACTTAAGAGGCTTATCAGGTAAAGCTGCACGGATCAAGGAACGTACTATTGGCGGTAAGCGCTAG